A region from the Brassica napus cultivar Da-Ae chromosome C8, Da-Ae, whole genome shotgun sequence genome encodes:
- the LOC106433212 gene encoding GATA transcription factor 11, which produces MMNWLPEEGLTADDFFDDFINTIDFPLQDIDDVTTNGEVEDWEAKFQHLEPPPMDVFTSFPSEFTSSCGVNRLGPLGTVPVLKQSGACGALSGINSSTLHQASSPHDIKVSKLFQSLSPVSVFESNYASFSPQDSRSQRMTSPVKGMRSKRKRPTPTPVRFKYLHSFEASKPEKLTPGESGFRTYYAFEQHAKKGRKISSQVTRKCNHCETTETPQWREGPNGPKTLCNACGVRFRSGRLVPEYRPASSPTFVPSVHSNSHRKIMEMRRNEGDQFHTKMIHGMISRA; this is translated from the exons ATGATGAATTGGTTACCTGAGGAAGGTCTTACTGCTGATGATTTCTTTGATGACTTCATCAACACCATCGACTTTCCATTACAAGACATTGATGATGTCACCACCAATGGTGAGGTAGAAGATTGGGAAGCCAAATTTCAACACCTCGAACCTCCTCCTATGGATGTCTTTACGAGTTTTCCCTCGGAGTTCACCTCCTCTTGTGGCGTTAACAGGCTCGGCCCTCTGGGGACGGTACCTGTTTTG AAACAGTCCGGTGCTTGTGGAGCCTTGTCTGGCATAAACAGCAGCACTCTCCACCAGGCTTCATCACCTCATGATATCAAAGTCTCAAAGCTGTTTCAGTCTTTAAGCCCAGTGTCAGTTTTTGAGAGCAACTATGCTTCTTTCTCACCACAGGACTCAAGATCTCAGAGAATGACTTCCCCTGTGAAAGGCATGAGAAGCAAGCGCAAACGCCCCACACCCACACCAGTGAGATTCAAATACCTTCACTCGTTTGAAGCCAGTAAGCCTGAGAAGTTAACTCCTGGCGAATCAGGATTCAGGACTTACTATGCTTTTGAACAACATGCCAAGAAGGGACGCAAGATTTCATCCCAAGTGACAAGAAAATGCAATCACTGTGAGACAACCGAGACTCCGCAGTGGAGGGAAGGACCCAATGGACCAAAGACTCTCTGCAACGCTTGCGGCGTGAGGTTCAGATCAGGCCGTCTAGTTCCAGAGTACAGACCAGCCTCGAGCCCGACCTTCGTCCCATCTGTGCATTCAAACTCACACAGGAAGATCATGGAGATGAGGAGGAATGAAGGTGATCAGTTCCACACCAAAATGATTCACGGAATGATATCAAGAGCATAG
- the LOC106433216 gene encoding protein-tyrosine sulfotransferase isoform X3 has product MQMNRISKLALVGLILLCSVLVSSAELEFGHCERVVKRWADASSSSSSEEQHSNNKDKRSLQDLLFFLHVPRTGGRTYFNCFLRKLYDNAEECPRSYDKLRFNPRKEKCKLLATHDDYSLMEMLPRDKTSVMTIVRDPVARVLSTYEFSVEVAARFLVHPNLTSAARMAGRIRKKNVISTLDIWPWKYLVPWMREDLFARRDARKVKGVVIIEDANPYGMEEMLMPLHKYLDTPTAHDIIHNGATFQIAGLTNNSHLAEAHERRLDSMLYVGLTEEHRESASLFANVVGSQVLSQVVMSNVTAKSKTTKSEERDTVSESGSDKSEIKNGTTKVASDKIEAKSGTMTVKTLMEVYEGCSTHLRKSQGTRRVNSLKRISPANFTTETRTRVPREVIQQIKSLNNLDVELYKYAKEIFVKEHELVSKKIVSTSKRSIVDLQNVFGEMDDEKLWTVALMLLLLFLFFLFVNARRRRTSKVKI; this is encoded by the exons ATGCAAATGAATCGTATCTCGAAGCTGGCTCTCGTGGGGTTAATACTTCTCTGCTCAG TTCTTGTCTCCTCTGCGGAACTTGAGTTTGGTCACTGCGAAAGAGTTGTGAAAAGATGGGCGgatgcttcttcttcatcttctagtgAAGAACAACATTCTAATAACAAAGACAAACGCTCTCTTCAGGATCTGCTCTTCTTTCTCCATGTTCCTCGAACTGGTGGCAGAACCTACTTTAACTG TTTCTTGAGGAAGTTGTATGATAACGCTGAGGAATGTCCTCGTTCTTACGACAAGCTCCGTTTCAATCCAAG GAAGGAGAAGTGCAAGTTGTTGGCGACGCATGATGACTACAGTTTGATGGAAATGCTACCGAGGGATAAAACTTCGGTGATGACAATAGTCCGTGATCCCGTTGCGCGTGTGCTGAGCACTTACGAGTTTTCAGTAGAGGTAGCAGCTAGGTTCTTGGTGCATCCCAATTTAACTTCTGCTGCAAGGATGGCTGGCCGCATCCGCAAGAAGAATGTTATAAGCACGCTAGACATATGGCCTTGGAAGTACCTTGTTCCATGGATGAGAGAAGACCTCTTTGCTCGG AGAGATGCAAGAAAAGTTAAGGGAGTGGTCATCATTGAAGACGCTAACCCTTATGGCATGGAGGAGATGCTTATGCCGCTGCACAAGTATCTCGATACTCCCACTGCTCATGACATAATCCACAATGGAGCTACGTTTCAG ATTGCAGGATTGACAAACAATTCACATTTAGCAGAAGCACACGAG AGAAGGTTGGATAGCATGTTGTATGTTGGACTTACAGAGGAGCATAGAGAATCTGCATCGCTTTTTGCTAATGTAGTGGGCTCTCAGGTGCTTTCCCAAGTGGTTATGTCAAACGTAACTGCAAAATCCAAAACTACTAAATCAG AAGAAAGGGATACAGTTTCAGAATCAGGGTCAGATAAGAGTGAGATTAAG AATGGTACAACTAAAGTTGCATCTGACAAGATAGAAGCTAAGAGTGGGACT ATGACGGTGAAAACTCTAATGGAAGTCTATGAAGGCTGCAGTACTCATCTACGGAAGTCCCAAGGAACCAGACGTGTCAACTCCTTGAAGAGAATCTCGCCAGCAAATTTCACCAcagag ACACGTACAAGAGTTCCTAGAGAGGTGATTCAGCAGATCAAATCGCTTAACAATCTAGATGTGGAGCTTTACAAGTATGCAAAAGAGATCTTTGTCAAAGAACATGAACTTGTGTCAAAGAAGATCGTTTCAACA TCTAAGAGAAGCATTGTTGATCTGCagaacgtatttggagaaatgGATGATGAGAAGCTGTGGACAGTGGCATTGATGCTTTTACTgctcttccttttctttctatttgtaaatgctagaagaagaagaacctctAAGGTTAAGATTTGA
- the LOC106433216 gene encoding protein-tyrosine sulfotransferase isoform X1, which produces MQMNRISKLALVGLILLCSVLVSSAELEFGHCERVVKRWADASSSSSSEEQHSNNKDKRSLQDLLFFLHVPRTGGRTYFNCFLRKLYDNAEECPRSYDKLRFNPRKEKCKLLATHDDYSLMEMLPRDKTSVMTIVRDPVARVLSTYEFSVEVAARFLVHPNLTSAARMAGRIRKKNVISTLDIWPWKYLVPWMREDLFARRDARKVKGVVIIEDANPYGMEEMLMPLHKYLDTPTAHDIIHNGATFQIAGLTNNSHLAEAHEVRHCVQKYKSLGELVLQVAKRRLDSMLYVGLTEEHRESASLFANVVGSQVLSQVVMSNVTAKSKTTKSEERDTVSESGSDKSEIKNGTTKVASDKIEAKSGTMTVKTLMEVYEGCSTHLRKSQGTRRVNSLKRISPANFTTETRTRVPREVIQQIKSLNNLDVELYKYAKEIFVKEHELVSKKIVSTSKRSIVDLQNVFGEMDDEKLWTVALMLLLLFLFFLFVNARRRRTSKVKI; this is translated from the exons ATGCAAATGAATCGTATCTCGAAGCTGGCTCTCGTGGGGTTAATACTTCTCTGCTCAG TTCTTGTCTCCTCTGCGGAACTTGAGTTTGGTCACTGCGAAAGAGTTGTGAAAAGATGGGCGgatgcttcttcttcatcttctagtgAAGAACAACATTCTAATAACAAAGACAAACGCTCTCTTCAGGATCTGCTCTTCTTTCTCCATGTTCCTCGAACTGGTGGCAGAACCTACTTTAACTG TTTCTTGAGGAAGTTGTATGATAACGCTGAGGAATGTCCTCGTTCTTACGACAAGCTCCGTTTCAATCCAAG GAAGGAGAAGTGCAAGTTGTTGGCGACGCATGATGACTACAGTTTGATGGAAATGCTACCGAGGGATAAAACTTCGGTGATGACAATAGTCCGTGATCCCGTTGCGCGTGTGCTGAGCACTTACGAGTTTTCAGTAGAGGTAGCAGCTAGGTTCTTGGTGCATCCCAATTTAACTTCTGCTGCAAGGATGGCTGGCCGCATCCGCAAGAAGAATGTTATAAGCACGCTAGACATATGGCCTTGGAAGTACCTTGTTCCATGGATGAGAGAAGACCTCTTTGCTCGG AGAGATGCAAGAAAAGTTAAGGGAGTGGTCATCATTGAAGACGCTAACCCTTATGGCATGGAGGAGATGCTTATGCCGCTGCACAAGTATCTCGATACTCCCACTGCTCATGACATAATCCACAATGGAGCTACGTTTCAG ATTGCAGGATTGACAAACAATTCACATTTAGCAGAAGCACACGAGGTTAGGCATTGTGTGCAGAAGTATAAAAGCCTCGGCGAGCTTGTTCTTCAAGTCGCCAAG AGAAGGTTGGATAGCATGTTGTATGTTGGACTTACAGAGGAGCATAGAGAATCTGCATCGCTTTTTGCTAATGTAGTGGGCTCTCAGGTGCTTTCCCAAGTGGTTATGTCAAACGTAACTGCAAAATCCAAAACTACTAAATCAG AAGAAAGGGATACAGTTTCAGAATCAGGGTCAGATAAGAGTGAGATTAAG AATGGTACAACTAAAGTTGCATCTGACAAGATAGAAGCTAAGAGTGGGACT ATGACGGTGAAAACTCTAATGGAAGTCTATGAAGGCTGCAGTACTCATCTACGGAAGTCCCAAGGAACCAGACGTGTCAACTCCTTGAAGAGAATCTCGCCAGCAAATTTCACCAcagag ACACGTACAAGAGTTCCTAGAGAGGTGATTCAGCAGATCAAATCGCTTAACAATCTAGATGTGGAGCTTTACAAGTATGCAAAAGAGATCTTTGTCAAAGAACATGAACTTGTGTCAAAGAAGATCGTTTCAACA TCTAAGAGAAGCATTGTTGATCTGCagaacgtatttggagaaatgGATGATGAGAAGCTGTGGACAGTGGCATTGATGCTTTTACTgctcttccttttctttctatttgtaaatgctagaagaagaagaacctctAAGGTTAAGATTTGA
- the LOC106433216 gene encoding protein-tyrosine sulfotransferase isoform X2, whose protein sequence is MQMNRISKLALVGLILLCSVLVSSAELEFGHCERVVKRWADASSSSSSEEQHSNNKDKRSLQDLLFFLHVPRTGGRTYFNCFLRKLYDNAEECPRSYDKLRFNPRKEKCKLLATHDDYSLMEMLPRDKTSVMTIVRDPVARVLSTYEFSVEVAARFLVHPNLTSAARMAGRIRKKNVISTLDIWPWKYLVPWMREDLFARRDARKVKGVVIIEDANPYGMEEMLMPLHKYLDTPTAHDIIHNGATFQIAGLTNNSHLAEAHEVRHCVQKYKSLGELVLQVAKRRLDSMLYVGLTEEHRESASLFANVVGSQVLSQVVMSNVTAKSKTTKSERDTVSESGSDKSEIKNGTTKVASDKIEAKSGTMTVKTLMEVYEGCSTHLRKSQGTRRVNSLKRISPANFTTETRTRVPREVIQQIKSLNNLDVELYKYAKEIFVKEHELVSKKIVSTSKRSIVDLQNVFGEMDDEKLWTVALMLLLLFLFFLFVNARRRRTSKVKI, encoded by the exons ATGCAAATGAATCGTATCTCGAAGCTGGCTCTCGTGGGGTTAATACTTCTCTGCTCAG TTCTTGTCTCCTCTGCGGAACTTGAGTTTGGTCACTGCGAAAGAGTTGTGAAAAGATGGGCGgatgcttcttcttcatcttctagtgAAGAACAACATTCTAATAACAAAGACAAACGCTCTCTTCAGGATCTGCTCTTCTTTCTCCATGTTCCTCGAACTGGTGGCAGAACCTACTTTAACTG TTTCTTGAGGAAGTTGTATGATAACGCTGAGGAATGTCCTCGTTCTTACGACAAGCTCCGTTTCAATCCAAG GAAGGAGAAGTGCAAGTTGTTGGCGACGCATGATGACTACAGTTTGATGGAAATGCTACCGAGGGATAAAACTTCGGTGATGACAATAGTCCGTGATCCCGTTGCGCGTGTGCTGAGCACTTACGAGTTTTCAGTAGAGGTAGCAGCTAGGTTCTTGGTGCATCCCAATTTAACTTCTGCTGCAAGGATGGCTGGCCGCATCCGCAAGAAGAATGTTATAAGCACGCTAGACATATGGCCTTGGAAGTACCTTGTTCCATGGATGAGAGAAGACCTCTTTGCTCGG AGAGATGCAAGAAAAGTTAAGGGAGTGGTCATCATTGAAGACGCTAACCCTTATGGCATGGAGGAGATGCTTATGCCGCTGCACAAGTATCTCGATACTCCCACTGCTCATGACATAATCCACAATGGAGCTACGTTTCAG ATTGCAGGATTGACAAACAATTCACATTTAGCAGAAGCACACGAGGTTAGGCATTGTGTGCAGAAGTATAAAAGCCTCGGCGAGCTTGTTCTTCAAGTCGCCAAG AGAAGGTTGGATAGCATGTTGTATGTTGGACTTACAGAGGAGCATAGAGAATCTGCATCGCTTTTTGCTAATGTAGTGGGCTCTCAGGTGCTTTCCCAAGTGGTTATGTCAAACGTAACTGCAAAATCCAAAACTACTAAATCAG AAAGGGATACAGTTTCAGAATCAGGGTCAGATAAGAGTGAGATTAAG AATGGTACAACTAAAGTTGCATCTGACAAGATAGAAGCTAAGAGTGGGACT ATGACGGTGAAAACTCTAATGGAAGTCTATGAAGGCTGCAGTACTCATCTACGGAAGTCCCAAGGAACCAGACGTGTCAACTCCTTGAAGAGAATCTCGCCAGCAAATTTCACCAcagag ACACGTACAAGAGTTCCTAGAGAGGTGATTCAGCAGATCAAATCGCTTAACAATCTAGATGTGGAGCTTTACAAGTATGCAAAAGAGATCTTTGTCAAAGAACATGAACTTGTGTCAAAGAAGATCGTTTCAACA TCTAAGAGAAGCATTGTTGATCTGCagaacgtatttggagaaatgGATGATGAGAAGCTGTGGACAGTGGCATTGATGCTTTTACTgctcttccttttctttctatttgtaaatgctagaagaagaagaacctctAAGGTTAAGATTTGA